The genomic region CGATCCGGCGGGCTGCCCCCGCCTGGCCAACCCCATCACCCGCGAGCAGGCCTACCTGGAGCCCTCGCTCCTGCCCTCGCTGGTGGAGTCGGCCGAGGAGAACCGCCGGCAGGGCCGGGACGAGTGGGCGCTCTTCGAGATCGGGCGCCGCTTCGCCCGCTCCGAGCCGGGCGGCGTGGTGGAGCGGATGGCGGTGGGCTTCCTGGTGCGCGGGCGGCTGGCCGCCAGCTGGGCGGAGCCGGGCCGGCCGGCCGACTTCTTCACCGGCAAGGGGCTGGTGGAGGCCCTGCTCGAGCGGCTGGCGATCCGCGAGGTTCGCTTCGTCCGCGGCGGGCCGGCCGCGCTCCATCCCGGCCGCGCGGCCGAGCTGCGCGAGGCGGGGGGCGAAGGGCGGCTCCTGGGCTGGGTGGGCGAGCTCCACCCGGCGGTGGGCCGCGCCCTGGACTGGCCGGAGGGCGTGGTGGCGGGCGAACTCGACCTGGACGCCCTTCTGCCGCTGGCGCAGCCGCCGCGGGAGCCGGGGCCGCTGCCGCGCTACCCCGGCGTGGCGCGGGACCTCTCGCTGGTCGTCCCCGAGGAGGAGCCGGCGGAGAAGGTGGCAGAGGCGATCCGCCAGGCGGCCGGCCCCTGGCTGGACCAGCTCCGCCTCTTCGACGTGTACCATGGGGAGGAGGTGGGGGCGGGCCGGAAGAGCCTCGCCTTCTCCCTCACCTACCGCGCCCCGGACCGGACGCTGAGCGACGAGGAGGTGGCCGGGGTCCACGAGGCGGTGCGCCGGCGCCTCAAGGAGGAAGGGGCGCAGCTCCGTTCGTGAAAGGGGTCGGGTCGAGGCTTCATGCCGCTTCTGGAGCTGGAGGACGTGGGCTGGTGGGCCGGCGACCGGCCGGTGCTCGAGGGTGTCTCGGCGGCCGTGGAACCCCGGCAGCGGATCGGCGTGGTCGGGCGCAACGGCGGCGGGAAGAGCACCCTTCTCCGGCTGATGGCCGGCGAGCTCCTTCCCGACGAGGGGAGCGTCCGGCGCCGCCCCGGCCTGCGCGTCCGCTACGTGCGCCAGGAGGCCGGGACCGCCGACGGGCGCAGTGCCTGGGAGCGGGCCGAGGCCGCCTTCGCGGAGCTGAGACGGCTGGAGGCGGAGATGCACCGCCTCGAGATCGAGCTGGCCGAGGGCCGTGCCTCCCCCGCCGACCTGGAGCGCTACGGCCTCGTCCAGGCGCGCTTCCAGAGTGCGGGCGGGTGGAGCTACCGGAACCGGATCGAGACGGTGCTGCGCGGTGTCGGCCTGGCCGAGTCGCGCTGGCGCCTGCCCTCGCGGGAGTTGAGCGGGGGCGAGCGCGTCCGCCTGGAGCTGGCGGCGGCGCTTCTCGATCCCGGTGACGTCCTGCTCCTGGACGAACCCACCAACCACCTGGACCTGGAGGCGGTCGCCTGGCTGGAGGAAGCGCTCCAGGCCCTTCCTGCGGCGGTGGTGGTGGTCGCTCACGACCGCCACCTGCTCGACCGCGTCCCCTCCGTCACCTGGGAGGTGGCCGGCGGCCGCCTCCGCACCTACCCGGGCGGCTACTCGCACTACGCGGAGCTGCGCAGGCAGGAGGAACGCCGCCAGGAGGCGGAGGAGGGGCGACGCCGGCGGGAGGCGGCCAGGCTCCGCGCCTTCATCGAGCGGAACCGGGCGGGCCAGCTGGCCCGCCAGGCGAAGAGCCGCGAGAAGCGGCTGGAACGGCTCCTGGGCGAGTCGGCGGGAGGCGGGGCGAGCGGGCGGGAGCCGGGGGGCGTCCCCCGGCTGGGAGCGGCTGCCGACCGGCTGGCGGTGGCGGGCGCCCTGGCCCTCCGCCTGGAGAGACTCTCCATCGGGCGCGGCGGCTACCGGGCCGGCCCCTTCTCCGCCGAGCTCCGGGTGGGCGAGCGGGTGGCGGTGGTCGGCCCCAACGGCGCGGGCAAGAGCACGCTCCTGGCCACCCTGGCCGGCGCGCTGGAGCCGCTGGGGGGGACGCTCCTGCCCGGGCCCGGGCTGCGCGTCACCTGGCTGGCCCAGGGGCGCTGGCCGCCCGAGCTGGAGGCGCTGCCGCCGGAGCGATCGCTCCTGGACGCGCTGCTGGAGCTGCGGCCGCTGGACCGCGAGGAGGCGCACCGTTGGCTGGCCCGCTTCGGCTGGCCGGGGGAGACGGCGCTCCGGCCGCTGGCGGGCCTCTCGGGAGGTGAGAGGGCGCGGCTCGCCCTGCTGCTGGCCCTGATGGAGCCGTGCGACCTCCTGCTCCTGGACGAGCCCACCAACCACCTGGACCTGGAGACGCGGGAGGCGCTGGAGCGGACGCTGGCTCGGCTTCCCGCCGCGCTGGTGGTGGTCAGCCACGATCGGACCTTCCTCACCCATGTCGCCGGCCGCCTCTGGCTGGTGGAGGGGGGAC from Bacillota bacterium harbors:
- a CDS encoding ABC-F family ATP-binding cassette domain-containing protein; its protein translation is MPLLELEDVGWWAGDRPVLEGVSAAVEPRQRIGVVGRNGGGKSTLLRLMAGELLPDEGSVRRRPGLRVRYVRQEAGTADGRSAWERAEAAFAELRRLEAEMHRLEIELAEGRASPADLERYGLVQARFQSAGGWSYRNRIETVLRGVGLAESRWRLPSRELSGGERVRLELAAALLDPGDVLLLDEPTNHLDLEAVAWLEEALQALPAAVVVVAHDRHLLDRVPSVTWEVAGGRLRTYPGGYSHYAELRRQEERRQEAEEGRRRREAARLRAFIERNRAGQLARQAKSREKRLERLLGESAGGGASGREPGGVPRLGAAADRLAVAGALALRLERLSIGRGGYRAGPFSAELRVGERVAVVGPNGAGKSTLLATLAGALEPLGGTLLPGPGLRVTWLAQGRWPPELEALPPERSLLDALLELRPLDREEAHRWLARFGWPGETALRPLAGLSGGERARLALLLALMEPCDLLLLDEPTNHLDLETREALERTLARLPAALVVVSHDRTFLTHVAGRLWLVEGGRIRELPEGTALLAGEGLPWAAGAAARPAPPATGSGEGRVREAGEHADRRGGAQSREAAARGRATLRRRQAELAELEARIEALEEERDRLRERLTRPPSAQEELTRLGERYQALEAELENAYGRWLEMAEDSAAELPGGERGAK